A window of Odocoileus virginianus isolate 20LAN1187 ecotype Illinois chromosome 3, Ovbor_1.2, whole genome shotgun sequence genomic DNA:
caggcaagagtaccggagtgggttgccattcccttctccaggggatcttcctgactcagggaatgaacccagttcttcctgcactgcaggcagattctttaccaactgagctaccagggaatcccttacTGACACAGTTACTTGGGGTCAGGGAGTGACCAGGGGTGGCCGGATGGCCATGGCGTCTTTCTCAAGAGTTCCAGTTTGCACAAGGACAGTGGTTACCAGAAATGTTTTGCTGTGGTCCTGCCAGGAAGGGGGTTCCTCAGCAGCCCACCATTCAACCAGAGGGTTAGTCACCCCTTTGACAGAACTTCCTCTAAGCTATGTCCGTCCCGGGCACTTTACAAATGTTGACTCAATGTCAACTTCGAAGCCCTATGAGGCTGGTACAACTACTacccccattgtacagatgaggaagctaaagGCCCTGGAAGGCTCAGTAACaagcccaagatcacacagccaggaagtgctGCAACCAAGAATGAAATGTGACTATCTGGCTCCAGCACCAGTGTCACACCACCCAGACTTCCCAAGCAGTTCTTCCAAGAACCTTTCCCCTCTGTAGGCCACCACCaccttctcccctcttcccttctcaGGTGGCACCTCTTTCTGAGCCTCCTTTCCATGTCAGCCCTGTCCTTGATCACAGACACCCCAGACTATAGGAGCCAAAAGGGATCATGTTGCCCAGATGATACTAAGGCCCTGAGAGGTGTATTCCATGCCCATGTCTCCCTCACATCATGGAGGTAGTGGGGCAGGGGTAAAGAACCAGGTGCATTAAAAACAGCCAGGATTTTTTTGTCCATGGAGGGAGAGGGGCAATTGAGTCTGGTCTGGCCTGAAAGGTCAGGCAGGTGGAAATCAACAATAACTTACCTGCcagaaaaacatgaagaaatcCCAGGAAATTagtaagggaaaaagaaaagaggacagcCTGACTACCTCTCAGAGGAAGCAGCGGGACTCTGAGATCatgcaacaaaagcagaaggCAGCCAATGATAAGAAGTCTATGCAAACAAGAGAGAAATAATGACTATCAGGAAAACCTGGGTGCTACTGCAAACTAAGTGTATCATAAGCTCTATGATCAAGATTTTGTAGAGTGAATAGTCAGTACATATGTTATATccttataaaactattttaaactttTCCTTTCAACCTGACTTAGTGTGATGTTTCAGAACCATTCTTCAAAGAATAAAACACTAACCatgcatatgaaaaaaaaattaaaacagccaGGAATATTTATGAAGCCTTGGTTCCAGACAGTTCCTGGCACTGGAGACTCAGCACTGACAGGACCCAGTCCCTGACATTATGGTGATTCCAGGCTAGGAGCGGGGGAAGACATTTAACATGAAAACCAAGGAACAATTTCAGATTTCAGTGGCAGGTGTTCTTGAGAAAATGGTAAAGTGAGAGGCTTGAAGGGCTGGACTGAGAAGACCTCTGCAGGGAGGTGAACTGTGGCTCCCGGTGCTCACCTCGCTTTGCAGGGTCCTTTATGACTGAGGACGCAGATAGTACTGGAGTTCCCACCCGCATTCtcctcgcaaagagttggatataactgagcatgcacacacagctggTAGAACAGAGCGGGTGACTTTTTATTTCCAGAAGGAAGCGGGTATCTGGGGCTGGGGAAAATTAGGCAACTCCCACCGCCTGGAGACACCTGGCAGGAACTCATTCCTGGCCCTGTGAGATAGAGGCGGGCATATTTGCATCTGCTAGTGAAggggctaatagatggggaaacaatggaaacagtgacaaactttattgtcttgggctctaaaaatcactgtaaattgtgactgcagccatgaaattaaacgacgcttgttccttggaagaaaagctatgaccaacctagacagcacattaaaaagcagagagattcctttcccgacaaaggtctatctagtcaaaactatggttttttcagtagtcatgtatggatgtgagagttggaccataaagaaagttgagcgtggaagaactgatgcttttgaactgtggtgttgaagaaaactcgagagtcccttggactgcaagatcaaatcagtcaatcctaaagaaaatcagtcctgaatattcaacagaaggactgatgctgaagctgaagctacaatactttggccacctgatgagaactgaccactggaaaagaccctgatgctgggaaagattgaaggaagaaggagacggggacaacagagaatgagatggctggatggcatcaaccaCTCGATGAGACATGAGTCAGAGCAAGCTtcgggagctgatgatggacagggaagcctggcgcgctgcagtgaggtcgcagagagtgggacacgaatgagcggctgaactgaactgagtggaggGGCGGTGTCTTCCCCAGACCCGCCCCTTCCTGGAGTAGCGCGTCATAACCTATTGACCCAGACAGGAGGCGGGCCGCAAGGCCAGCCTGGTTGCAGGAAGCAATAAAACATGGTCACTATTGGTGCCCGCGGAGGGTGGGCAGGGACTCCGCCGCCCGGGGCGCGCGCCGCTAAGAAGCGTTGCCCAGGACTGAGCGGGAGGGGGCGTGGCCGCGCGCGGGCGGCCGTTGGCGGCGCGACCCCGCCCCGGATGTAGCGCGTCGCAGCCTGGGCGACGGGGATTGGCCAAAGCCGCGTGGGGGGCGGGGCGGAAGGTTCTGGAGGGGGCTGGCGGGCTCTGGAAGCTTCCGCCGGACGGGTATATAGAGTCCGGGACGGGGCGGTGGCGGAGCCGGGGGACGGCGACAGCTGGGTGCCGGGCCGCAGGCGGGGGCAATGGGAAAGGACTATTATCAGACGCTGGGCCTGGCCCGAGGTGCGTCGGACGAGGAGATCAAGAGGGCCTACCGCCGTCAGGCGCTGCGTTACCACCCGGACAAGAACAAGGAGCCCGGCGCTGAGGAGAAGTTCAAGGAGATCGCCGAGGCCTACGACGTGCTCAGCGACCCGCGCAAGCGCGAGATCTTCGACCGCTACGGGGAGGAAGGTGCGTGCGCGCGCGCAGCCGGGGGCGCGCCCTCGCCGTTTGACAGGCGGAGAAACCGAGGCAGGGCGGCCTCGCTGTAGCTTCTCCGGGGGTCTCTCCGGGCCCAGGGGTTGAAGCAGCACCCGCCCTCTGGCCACAAGGGCCTCCTCCCTCGGATTGGCGGCCGCCCGATGGGAGGAGGGGCCCTGGCCGCGCTGCTCGTTCAGAAGCTTCTAGTATGTCTGGGGCTGCCCCTCCCTGGGCGCTCGCCTCCACCCACGTCCGCGATCTGTCCGAGGGTGCGGGTGCGGAAGGAGAGGGTTCGTAGGTTTAGCTTGGCTGCTGGCGGTACGGGCCTGGGCTCACCTGGGCGAGGTGGGAGGCTCTGCCACTCGGGGGTTCAGGGCAGGGCCTCTGGCTGTGCCCTGGGCACAGGCTGCGAGTAGTGAGCCTGCAAATGAGATGCCAATTAGCGCCGAGCGACCTCCCGCGCCTCTCCGAGGGTGGAGTGAGGTAATCCTTGTAAAGTGCTTACCTAGTCGGCCGTCAAGGTGCAGGTGCGGCCAGCcctcttaagggaaaaaaaaaaagaagcgtTCTTGTCCTGTCGCCCATTGATGACTCAGGAGGTTGCTGGGCTTGGTCCCCAGGAAGAAGCGGCTTATTTTATGAGAATGAGGGCAGTTAGTGCCAGGGTGCGAGAATTTGAAAGTCTGCATTTGCAGTTTCACGTTGGTTTTACTCTCCCACACGTCTCTAGCAGTAGGGGATTTAAGAGTGCATTTAGTGAAAACTGATCCGGGGTTAAGCATTTTTCATTCGCTCTCAGTGAGTTTTTCGTAGTCATTACAATAGTGCAAGAGGAATGGGTTTCTCAGATGTGAGGAGCTGGGTGGCCCCAGGAGATGCCCATCTCAAAGCATGAACCCTTCACTACTGTCTTGCCACAGTGAACTACCTGCCATAAGTGGGTGGGGGTTCCGTTTCTGCCGCTGCAAGTGGGAGGTAAAAGCTCGGAGTTCTTACTTGTTCTTCCCTGACAGGCTAAAAAACATGCCTCCCCCAATGGCTCCTAAGCTTTTTTCCTTGAAGGAAAGCTCCTGGAGAGTTAAGTTCCTAGCCACTCATTTGATTTCTTCTGCTTTGGCTTTTCAGGCCTGAAGGGCAGTGGCCCCAGCGGCGGGAGCAGCGGCGGTACTAATGGTACCTCCTTCAGCTACACATTCCATGGAGACCCTCATGCCATGTTTGCTGAGATCTTCGGTGGCCGAAATCCCTTTGACACCTTTTTTGGGCAGCGCAACGGGGAGGAAGGCATGGACATCGATGACCCGTTCTCTGGCTTCCCCATGGGCATGGGTGGCTTCACCAACATGAACTTTGGCCGCTCCCGCCCTGCCCAAGAGCCCACCCGAAAGAAACAAGATCCCCCCGTCACCCATGATCTTAGGGTCTCACTCGAAGAGATCTATAGCGGCTGTACCAAGAAGATGAAAATCTCTCATAAGCGTCTGAACCCCGACGGAAAGAGCATTCGCAATGAAGACAAAATCTTGACCATCGAAGTGAAGCGGGGGTGGAAAGAAGGGACCAAAATCACCTTCCCCAAGGAAGGAGACCAGACTTCCAACAACATTCCAGCCGAtattgtctttgttttaaagGACAAGCCACACAATATCTTTAAGAGAGATGGCTCTGATGTCATTTATCCAGCCAGGATCAGCCTTCGGGAGGTAAGGCACTAGGCACGGCAGCGTCTGGGGAGGGAGAAGGCTGCTTTGTGATGCCGTTCAGTGTTTGCTTGACAGATGTTTCTGGGCACTTGGTGTGGGCCAAGCTTGGACAGTGCAATGGCGACAAGACCATCCAGGGCTCTGTTTTTCCGGAGCGTCTGTGCTGGTGACCTGGGTAGATCTTAAGGCAGGGTCTTAGCTGCAGAGGCCTGATGGCGCTTACCCTCCAGTGAGCAGCCTCTGGGCAGGATGTGAGCTTCTAAGCTACTCTTTCTAATGCTGTCCCTTTGCTTTCCAAGGCTCTGTGTGGCTGTACAGTGAATGTCCCCACTCTGGACGGCAGGACCATACCCGTTGTGTTCAAAGATGTCATCAGGCCTGGTATGCGGCGAAAAGTTCCCGGAGAaggcctccctctccccaaaACCCCCGAGAAACGTGGGGACCTCATTATTGAGTTTGAAGTGATCTTCCCCGAAAGGATTCCCCAGACGTCAAGAACCGTTCTTGAGCAGGTTCTTCCGATATAGTCAACCTGTGTTCCCCAAGAACTGACCAGGGACCTTTCCAGAGCTCAAGGATTTCCGGACCGTTCCACCAGCTGTGGACCCGTGAGAGGGCGGGAGGGCTTTCATACTGCTGAATGTTTTCCAGAGAATATATTACAATCTTTCAAAGTCGTGCACTAGACTAAAGTTGTTTTTCGAGCGGTAGGGTGGCAGGTGGTGGGGACAGCAGGCGAAGGCAGTGCAGTCTGCCCCACTGGGTCCTTGCAGCCCTCCTGGGTGGGCAgcacccccctcctccctctccaaacCCTGCCCAGGGGGAGAGGCAGACCGCAGACCCACAGCTGGACTTGATCCCCCTGTTGTAGTCCCTCCGCCTGCAGATGTCCTGTGGTGTGGACCTGCCTTCATGGTTACCAGACCCTGTACACTCCTCAGTTTGTAATGTGTGATCAGTTCATGTTTTATTCTGTATTTGTCTCCCCCATCTTTCCCTTCCCTAAGAAACCCGCTCTTTTCTTTTGCCATCTCAAATTGAGAATCTCAACTCGTTGCTGAACTGCCTGGCCAGCTCCCACAAGCAATACCTCCCTTGTTCCAGCAGGACCAAGGGAGCCGGCCTTCACTGAGTGTAACGTACAGCTGCCTCGCCTTCAAGAGTCGGGGGCCTTGGCTGGAATTTTGGCCCCAGGCTCCCAGGCAGAGATCTTCACCTTCCTTTGCTGTGAGGCAATCTTTTGGTACACCTGGGATTTCCCCATGACCcgggtcatttttttttagttcaatgGACTCTGGACTCTCTCAAAAGGATCTGATCCTTTTGAATTTTGCACAGCCCTAGCTATAATCCCTTTTGATAAAAGGGTCTTTGCTTCTGATTACAGGAGCACTGTGGAACGTctgtaaatatgtttttataattCTGTGTAAAGTTGGTGTGCAGTCAGATGAAACCGGTCCGCAGCAGCTGCTGTTCTCTGTATAGGGCCATGATGGAACTGAGAAAGAacctggtgggagtggggggcagggtggggggtgttgGAACAAGTGTTTGTTCCTTGCAAGGTCAGTCTGGTGCTCAGACTTTTAGACTCATTGTAAGTTGCCACTGCCAACACAAGACCAAAGTGTGTGACTTGTCAATGTGCAGCGTGACAGCATTaaagactgatgctaaacctCAGGGGAGCGGTCCTGCGACTCTGTTTGAGGGTTCTGCTGATGGGATGGGGTGGTGTCGGGGCAGCCCTCCAAAGGCAgccagggtgggtgggagggggaggggcaggcaggaggtAGGAGTCCTCTGCAAGGGAGAGAGAAGTTGCCCTCCTGAGCTAAATGTGGGGTGAACAAGAGAAACCTGCCGTACTGGCTCTGGGCATCGGAAGAGCCCAGTGGATTCAGAGCTTGCTCTTTGGTGAAGGTTGGGGCCACAGTTAAACAGATCCCCTCCCAGTTTTGCAAGATCTGGTTGCTGGGGCCAAGGAGAAGTGTGTGCCCTACTCTCTTAATCTCCACccgcacccccccgcccccctgctTTCTTGATGGAACAAACTGGTGTCAGGCAGGCCCTGGCCAAACCAGATTAGGATTCCAGGCCAGGGCCATCCCACCCTGGTTAGGACCTATTTCCTGCCCTCCCTTTATTTGCAGGGCACTGAAACTGCTTTTACTTTGTaactttttttaaggaactggTTTTATTACAAGGTAAGTAATTACACAGGCCAAAAACTGCATTGCTATTTTGCTACAAAGTATCGATGTAGAAACTTAAATAACCATATTTAACATCAATCTTGGAGGGCTTTCCCTTCCCACTGAAACAGTTTAACCACTGGAAGCAATCTAAGGGCAGTGCTGTCCCAGAGAACCTTCTCCAGCAAtggaaatgttcat
This region includes:
- the DNAJB1 gene encoding dnaJ homolog subfamily B member 1 isoform X2 translates to MFAEIFGGRNPFDTFFGQRNGEEGMDIDDPFSGFPMGMGGFTNMNFGRSRPAQEPTRKKQDPPVTHDLRVSLEEIYSGCTKKMKISHKRLNPDGKSIRNEDKILTIEVKRGWKEGTKITFPKEGDQTSNNIPADIVFVLKDKPHNIFKRDGSDVIYPARISLREALCGCTVNVPTLDGRTIPVVFKDVIRPGMRRKVPGEGLPLPKTPEKRGDLIIEFEVIFPERIPQTSRTVLEQVLPI
- the DNAJB1 gene encoding dnaJ homolog subfamily B member 1 isoform X1, giving the protein MGKDYYQTLGLARGASDEEIKRAYRRQALRYHPDKNKEPGAEEKFKEIAEAYDVLSDPRKREIFDRYGEEGLKGSGPSGGSSGGTNGTSFSYTFHGDPHAMFAEIFGGRNPFDTFFGQRNGEEGMDIDDPFSGFPMGMGGFTNMNFGRSRPAQEPTRKKQDPPVTHDLRVSLEEIYSGCTKKMKISHKRLNPDGKSIRNEDKILTIEVKRGWKEGTKITFPKEGDQTSNNIPADIVFVLKDKPHNIFKRDGSDVIYPARISLREALCGCTVNVPTLDGRTIPVVFKDVIRPGMRRKVPGEGLPLPKTPEKRGDLIIEFEVIFPERIPQTSRTVLEQVLPI